Proteins from a single region of Desulfobacter postgatei 2ac9:
- a CDS encoding NifB/NifX family molybdenum-iron cluster-binding protein — MKIAITTWGNRVSPVFDAAKTLLIADIENQSIHSKKYEVFEPHDIIALAALLNREKVKALVCGAISEPYATRLVENRIRMFAFVTGNAMDILNCLAMHHIIKPAFMMPGCTQLPEMPLP, encoded by the coding sequence ATGAAAATTGCGATTACCACTTGGGGAAACCGGGTTTCGCCTGTGTTTGATGCCGCAAAAACCCTTTTAATTGCAGACATTGAAAATCAAAGCATTCATAGCAAGAAATATGAAGTTTTCGAACCGCACGATATCATTGCCCTGGCAGCGCTTTTAAACCGTGAAAAAGTCAAGGCTCTGGTTTGCGGTGCAATTTCGGAACCCTATGCGACCCGGCTTGTTGAAAACAGAATCCGTATGTTCGCCTTTGTCACCGGCAATGCCATGGATATCCTGAATTGTCTGGCTATGCATCATATTATTAAACCGGCTTTTATGATGCCCGGATGCACCCAGTTGCCGGAAATGCCTTTGCCCTGA
- a CDS encoding sigma-54 interaction domain-containing protein, protein MSQNDRNTPLNTDTTKIILDSISDGVFTIDYNWKITSFNRAAEEITGICRQDAIGCHCWDVFRSNMCEQGCALKKTMDQGKPFVSSSAYIINTQQKKIPITASTSLLIDKNGEVLGGVETFRDHSVVEALRKELTGGVRVGDMVSNSSAMKNIFNILPQIAESDSSVLIEGETGTGKELMARAIHNTSHRKDCPFVAINCGALPDTLLESELFGYKKGAFTHAVKDKPGHFALADNGTIFLDEIADTSPAFQVRLLRVLQEREYTPLGGIAKEQSNVRIIAATNKNLTTMVENKEFRQDLYYRINVIKISLPPLRHRMEDIPYLVDQFISRLNLRRNKMIQGLSPEVLAAFMAHDFPGNIRELENIIEHAFVLCAKEFITMAHLPPSLAAKSGPGAGENKNPVAAAQTKMITDALKRNNNNRNAAARDLGIHKSTLFRRIKKLGIQL, encoded by the coding sequence ATGTCCCAAAACGATAGAAATACCCCGTTAAACACAGACACCACAAAAATCATCCTGGATTCAATTTCGGACGGGGTCTTTACCATTGACTACAACTGGAAAATCACCTCATTTAACAGGGCTGCCGAAGAAATTACCGGCATCTGCCGGCAGGATGCCATAGGTTGCCATTGCTGGGATGTTTTCCGTTCCAACATGTGTGAACAGGGTTGTGCCCTGAAAAAAACAATGGATCAGGGCAAACCATTTGTATCAAGTTCCGCATATATTATTAACACCCAACAAAAAAAAATCCCTATAACTGCATCCACCTCTCTGCTCATTGATAAAAACGGTGAGGTTCTGGGCGGGGTGGAAACCTTCAGGGATCACTCTGTGGTGGAAGCGTTAAGAAAAGAACTGACCGGAGGCGTCCGGGTGGGTGACATGGTGAGCAACTCCAGTGCCATGAAAAATATTTTCAATATCCTTCCCCAGATTGCTGAAAGCGATTCATCCGTTCTGATCGAAGGAGAAACTGGTACTGGAAAAGAGTTAATGGCAAGGGCCATTCACAACACAAGCCACAGAAAAGATTGCCCTTTTGTGGCCATCAACTGCGGCGCCCTGCCGGACACCCTACTGGAGTCAGAACTGTTTGGATATAAAAAAGGGGCATTCACCCATGCAGTAAAAGACAAGCCCGGCCATTTTGCCCTAGCAGACAACGGTACGATCTTTCTTGATGAAATCGCAGACACAAGCCCGGCCTTTCAGGTCAGGTTGCTTCGGGTACTTCAGGAACGCGAATACACACCCCTTGGCGGCATAGCCAAAGAGCAATCCAATGTCAGAATTATTGCCGCCACCAATAAAAACCTGACAACCATGGTGGAAAACAAGGAATTTCGTCAGGATCTTTATTACCGTATCAATGTTATTAAAATCTCTCTGCCGCCCCTGCGTCATAGAATGGAAGATATTCCCTACCTGGTAGACCAGTTCATCTCCCGGTTGAATCTACGCCGCAACAAAATGATCCAGGGACTTTCTCCTGAGGTGCTTGCCGCATTCATGGCTCATGATTTCCCCGGAAATATCAGGGAGCTTGAAAATATCATTGAACATGCCTTTGTCTTGTGCGCCAAAGAGTTCATCACCATGGCGCATCTGCCGCCGTCACTTGCGGCCAAATCAGGACCGGGAGCCGGTGAAAATAAAAATCCGGTGGCTGCCGCACAAACCAAAATGATTACGGACGCGTTGAAACGGAACAACAATAACCGGAATGCTGCAGCCCGGGACCTGGGAATACACAAAAGCACCCTGTTCAGGCGCATTAAAAAACTGGGAATCCAGTTGTAA
- a CDS encoding DUF362 domain-containing protein yields MEKAKVYFTDFRTKAFGDGLPTKLKKLIKKAGIGDLDMDGKFAAIKLHFGELGNISYLRPNYARAVVDVVKELGGKPFLTDCNTMYPGSRKNALEHLECAWENGFTPLTVGCPILIGDGLKGTDDINVPLTGCEYVKEAKIGRAVMDADLFISLTHFKGHEMTGFGGVIKNIGMGCGSRAGKTEQHSSGKAQIDETLCRGCLACQKECANQALDFYEEDKKMRVNQDNCVGCGRCLGACNFDAISFDFNAAVEMLNRRMAEYAKAVVYGRPCFHISLVVDVSPNCDCHGENDVPILPNLGMFASFDPLALDQACVDACLAADPLPGSQLAENLAKGDFHDHHDHFTNNRPESEWQSCLAHAEKIGLGTREYELIKIK; encoded by the coding sequence ATGGAAAAAGCAAAAGTTTATTTTACGGATTTTCGCACCAAGGCGTTTGGCGACGGACTGCCGACAAAACTCAAAAAGCTCATCAAAAAGGCGGGAATTGGGGATCTCGATATGGACGGCAAGTTTGCCGCCATCAAGCTTCATTTCGGAGAACTGGGGAACATCAGCTATCTTCGACCCAACTATGCCAGAGCGGTAGTAGACGTGGTCAAGGAACTGGGGGGCAAACCCTTTTTAACCGACTGCAATACCATGTATCCGGGAAGCCGGAAAAACGCCCTGGAGCACTTGGAATGCGCCTGGGAAAACGGATTCACCCCCTTGACCGTGGGTTGTCCCATCCTCATCGGCGACGGCCTTAAGGGAACTGATGATATTAATGTTCCCCTGACCGGATGCGAGTATGTCAAGGAGGCCAAGATCGGCCGGGCCGTTATGGATGCGGATCTCTTCATCAGTCTTACCCATTTTAAAGGGCACGAGATGACCGGCTTCGGCGGCGTCATCAAAAACATCGGCATGGGATGCGGTTCCCGGGCCGGCAAAACCGAACAGCACAGCAGCGGCAAGGCCCAGATTGACGAAACCCTGTGCCGGGGTTGTCTGGCTTGCCAAAAGGAGTGTGCAAACCAGGCGCTGGATTTTTATGAAGAGGATAAAAAGATGCGGGTGAACCAGGACAATTGCGTGGGCTGCGGCCGCTGCCTTGGGGCGTGCAACTTTGACGCGATCTCATTTGATTTCAACGCCGCAGTGGAGATGCTGAATCGCCGCATGGCAGAGTATGCCAAAGCCGTGGTGTACGGGCGTCCCTGTTTCCATATTTCCCTGGTGGTGGATGTCTCTCCAAACTGTGACTGCCACGGAGAAAACGATGTACCCATCCTGCCCAACCTGGGCATGTTTGCCTCCTTTGATCCCCTGGCCCTGGACCAGGCCTGTGTGGACGCCTGCCTGGCGGCCGATCCCCTGCCCGGCAGCCAGTTGGCCGAGAATCTGGCCAAGGGTGACTTCCATGACCATCACGACCATTTTACCAATAATCGGCCGGAGTCTGAATGGCAAAGCTGCCTGGCCCATGCCGAAAAGATCGGCCTGGGGACCCGGGAGTACGAGCTGATTAAGATTAAATGA
- the ettA gene encoding energy-dependent translational throttle protein EttA, protein MSEDTKKVIYSMINVSKFHGTRQVLKNISLSYFYGAKIGVLGLNGSGKSTLLKILAGVDTEFVGETILSKGFTVGFLEQEPLLDSDKTVREVVEEGVQETVDLLKEYEKISEAFAEPMSDDEMDALLEKQGKLQEKLDHIDAWDLDAKLKMAMDALRCPPEDTPVSVISGGEKRRVALCRLLLQKPDILLLDEPTNHLDAESVAWLEQHLSRFEGTVIAVTHDRYFLDNVAGWILELDRGEGIPWKGNYSSWLEQKQQRLAKEEKSESKRRQTLARELEWIKMSPKGRRSKSKARITAYEELLNKDSKQQEQKMEIFIPPGPRLGSKVIVAKNVSKAFEDKLLVEDMNFVLPPGAIVGVVGPNGAGKTTLFKMITGKEKPDSGTIEIGDTVRAAYVDQDRDTLDPEKTIYEVISGGNETLLLGDREINARAYVGKFNFSGSDQQKKVKDISGGERNRVHMASMLQKQANLLLLDEPTNDLDVNTMRALEEALENFAGCAVIISHDRWFLDRIATHILAFEGDSQTLFFEGSYSDYEKDRRKRLGIKENQPTRIKYRQLTR, encoded by the coding sequence ATGTCCGAAGATACAAAAAAAGTTATTTACTCAATGATCAATGTGAGCAAATTCCATGGTACCCGCCAGGTACTCAAGAATATTTCCCTGTCCTATTTTTACGGGGCAAAGATCGGTGTGCTGGGTCTTAACGGCTCAGGTAAATCAACCCTTTTAAAAATTCTGGCAGGGGTAGACACCGAGTTTGTGGGTGAAACCATCTTATCCAAGGGATTTACCGTGGGCTTTCTTGAGCAGGAACCCCTGCTGGACTCGGATAAAACCGTGCGGGAAGTGGTGGAAGAAGGGGTCCAGGAAACCGTAGACCTTTTAAAAGAATACGAAAAGATATCTGAAGCCTTTGCAGAACCCATGTCCGATGATGAGATGGACGCGCTTTTGGAAAAACAGGGAAAGCTGCAGGAAAAGCTTGACCATATTGATGCATGGGATCTGGATGCCAAACTTAAAATGGCCATGGACGCCCTTCGCTGCCCACCTGAAGATACCCCTGTCAGTGTTATCTCAGGCGGCGAAAAACGCAGGGTGGCCCTGTGCCGTCTGCTGCTGCAGAAACCGGATATTCTGCTTCTGGACGAGCCGACCAACCATCTTGACGCCGAATCCGTGGCCTGGCTGGAACAGCATTTAAGTCGGTTTGAAGGTACGGTCATTGCCGTAACCCATGACCGCTATTTCCTGGATAATGTGGCGGGCTGGATTCTGGAACTGGACAGGGGCGAAGGCATTCCCTGGAAAGGCAACTACTCCTCCTGGCTGGAACAAAAACAGCAGCGCCTGGCAAAGGAAGAAAAAAGCGAGAGCAAACGCCGCCAGACACTGGCCAGAGAACTTGAGTGGATCAAGATGTCACCCAAGGGCCGCCGCTCCAAATCCAAAGCCAGAATTACGGCCTACGAAGAGCTGCTCAACAAGGACAGCAAACAGCAGGAACAGAAAATGGAAATTTTTATTCCGCCGGGACCGCGGCTTGGCTCCAAGGTCATTGTGGCGAAAAATGTTTCTAAAGCCTTTGAGGACAAACTTCTGGTGGAAGATATGAATTTTGTCCTTCCACCGGGTGCTATTGTGGGTGTGGTGGGCCCCAACGGTGCCGGTAAGACCACGCTGTTTAAAATGATTACCGGAAAGGAAAAACCCGATTCCGGCACCATTGAAATCGGCGACACTGTGCGCGCGGCCTATGTTGACCAGGATCGGGACACCCTGGATCCTGAAAAAACAATTTATGAAGTGATCTCCGGCGGAAACGAGACCCTGTTGCTCGGGGACAGGGAAATCAATGCCCGGGCCTATGTGGGCAAATTTAACTTCTCCGGGTCTGACCAGCAGAAAAAGGTGAAAGATATTTCAGGCGGTGAGCGCAACCGGGTACACATGGCCAGTATGCTGCAAAAACAGGCCAATCTGCTGCTCCTGGACGAACCCACCAATGACCTGGATGTCAATACCATGCGGGCATTGGAGGAAGCATTAGAAAATTTTGCAGGTTGTGCTGTGATCATCAGCCATGACCGGTGGTTTCTGGACCGTATTGCCACCCATATCCTGGCCTTTGAAGGAGACAGTCAGACCCTGTTCTTTGAAGGGTCTTATTCAGACTATGAAAAGGATCGCAGAAAACGACTGGGTATAAAAGAAAACCAACCCACAAGGATCAAATACCGCCAGCTGACACGGTAA
- a CDS encoding DEAD/DEAH box helicase gives MKKRYYRSGKNNSESKLSRPVHYPELTAGADNVLKKIFSQIGVPEKQPFTPDPFQLEALEAINTSDCLVTAPTGAGKTWIAEQAAKRILENNGKVWYATPLKALTNSIHAGFSKIFGKEKVGILTGDIKENTNADIIIGTTEILRNQLYDAMYTGQNLKSDLIILDEAHFLGDAERGVVWEEIMIYLPVRIPLLLLSATIGNPDQIAGWLSSIRDKACKVVENTNRPVPLFPLFFHPSGTLYPLLEKIEKNGNRTRLYKKVYKFNQSSKPLLLAPPGRLPKFSDILKVLSHFDLLPAIFFLKSRVECDRAIKLCDGSLLKHAPERKQALMERLVELTADNPHLSAHPQRPYLEETGTAAHHSGHLPAWKVVVETLMAEGLLDAMFATSTVAAGVNFPARSVVILNSDRFNGRDFLSLTTSEFQQMAGRAGRRGMDNIGFATILPGKYMDVSLVAKLINAPPLNVDSQIKIDFSMVLNLLLSNTPEQVRTLLEKSFASYLIAIGAKAGKSGRKARKKFGNDMEFLWLDFTEHMDFLIQEGFVTPEGANPCTLTEDGIWASKLRIDSPLLVAQTLRDKLLPERDPALLAAMMATFVNEKEFKDDMLFNTALSKQLKDAFLLLRRGLKPFAMKMLQSGFPAPNLFIQPAALVYAWAHDTPWDELMRKSDFAEGDFARLVLRTSENLRQMTHLHQDFPVFAKTAAQSIDMILKTPVVTEF, from the coding sequence ATGAAAAAAAGATATTATCGTTCCGGAAAGAATAACTCCGAATCCAAACTGTCCCGTCCCGTTCATTACCCCGAGCTCACTGCCGGGGCTGACAACGTATTGAAAAAAATTTTCAGCCAGATAGGTGTTCCCGAAAAACAGCCTTTCACACCGGACCCGTTCCAGCTTGAAGCCCTTGAAGCCATCAATACATCCGATTGTCTTGTTACAGCACCCACAGGTGCAGGAAAAACCTGGATTGCAGAACAAGCCGCCAAACGGATATTGGAAAACAACGGCAAGGTGTGGTATGCCACGCCTTTAAAGGCGCTGACAAACTCCATCCATGCCGGATTTTCAAAAATTTTCGGCAAGGAAAAGGTGGGGATACTTACCGGCGATATCAAGGAAAATACAAACGCAGACATCATTATCGGCACCACGGAAATTTTAAGAAATCAGCTCTATGACGCCATGTACACGGGCCAGAACTTAAAAAGTGATCTGATTATCCTTGATGAAGCCCACTTTCTTGGTGATGCGGAACGCGGCGTGGTCTGGGAGGAGATCATGATCTACCTGCCCGTGCGCATCCCGCTGCTCTTACTGTCTGCGACCATCGGCAACCCGGACCAGATTGCAGGCTGGTTGTCCTCCATCCGGGACAAGGCGTGCAAGGTGGTGGAAAATACCAACCGGCCGGTCCCCCTTTTTCCCTTATTTTTTCATCCGTCGGGCACCCTTTATCCGTTGCTTGAAAAAATAGAAAAAAACGGAAATCGAACCCGCCTTTATAAAAAGGTATATAAATTCAATCAGTCAAGCAAACCGCTTTTGCTTGCGCCGCCAGGCAGACTGCCCAAGTTTTCAGATATTCTCAAAGTGCTTTCCCACTTTGATTTACTGCCGGCCATCTTTTTTTTAAAATCCCGGGTAGAATGCGACCGGGCAATAAAACTATGCGACGGCAGTCTGTTGAAACATGCGCCTGAAAGAAAGCAGGCGCTGATGGAGCGGCTTGTAGAACTCACGGCAGACAATCCCCATTTATCGGCCCATCCCCAGCGGCCTTATCTGGAGGAAACGGGAACGGCAGCCCACCATTCAGGGCATTTGCCCGCCTGGAAGGTGGTGGTGGAGACCTTAATGGCCGAAGGGCTTTTAGATGCCATGTTTGCGACCTCCACGGTGGCAGCCGGTGTAAACTTCCCTGCCCGGTCCGTTGTTATTCTCAATTCCGACCGATTCAATGGCCGGGACTTTCTGTCGTTAACCACCAGTGAATTCCAGCAGATGGCAGGCAGAGCCGGAAGACGCGGCATGGACAATATCGGATTTGCGACAATTTTGCCTGGCAAGTATATGGATGTATCCCTTGTGGCCAAACTGATTAATGCTCCGCCCTTAAATGTCGACTCCCAGATCAAAATTGATTTTTCCATGGTACTCAATCTTCTGTTATCCAACACACCGGAACAGGTGCGCACCCTGTTGGAAAAATCCTTTGCCTCCTATCTCATTGCCATTGGTGCAAAAGCCGGGAAAAGCGGCAGAAAAGCCAGAAAAAAGTTCGGCAACGACATGGAATTTTTATGGCTTGATTTTACCGAACACATGGATTTTTTGATCCAGGAAGGCTTTGTCACGCCTGAAGGGGCAAACCCCTGCACCCTGACTGAAGATGGTATATGGGCCTCCAAACTGCGCATTGATTCGCCGCTGCTTGTGGCCCAGACGCTTCGGGACAAGCTTTTACCCGAGCGTGACCCTGCGCTTTTAGCAGCCATGATGGCCACTTTTGTCAATGAAAAAGAGTTCAAGGATGATATGCTGTTCAATACCGCCCTTTCCAAACAGCTTAAGGATGCGTTTCTGCTGCTTCGCCGGGGATTGAAGCCATTTGCCATGAAAATGTTGCAGTCAGGATTTCCTGCCCCCAATCTGTTTATCCAGCCGGCAGCCCTGGTTTACGCCTGGGCCCACGATACGCCCTGGGATGAGCTGATGCGCAAGTCTGATTTTGCCGAAGGCGATTTTGCCAGGCTGGTCCTGAGAACTTCTGAAAATCTGCGCCAGATGACCCACCTGCATCAGGATTTCCCTGTTTTTGCCAAAACAGCAGCGCAATCCATTGACATGATACTCAAAACGCCAGTGGTCACAGAATTCTAA
- a CDS encoding 1,4-dihydroxy-2-naphthoate polyprenyltransferase, which translates to MNLHHWWLAIRPKTLPAAACPVVVGSACAVSDHKFSALMFAAALAGALLIQISVNLANDYFDFLHHIDTPDRKGPKRMTQSGMIPPETVRNAFLLTMLLALGLGIFLIFKGGVVILYVVIASLFGIICYSAGPYPIASNGLGEVFVFIFFGPVAVLGTYYLMAECVTPAVLFASVPVGLMVTAIIVVNNLRDIRTDARAGKRTLAVIIGPWRTKLEFVFLVLFSFLIPCLMFASGCWSWAILLPLAVFWKSYPIFKTIFEQDGEILNMALAETAKLALMFSGLFAIGIVFG; encoded by the coding sequence ATGAATCTACACCACTGGTGGCTGGCCATCCGGCCAAAAACCCTTCCGGCAGCGGCTTGTCCGGTTGTTGTTGGCTCAGCCTGCGCTGTTTCTGATCACAAATTTTCAGCACTGATGTTTGCAGCAGCCCTGGCGGGGGCTTTATTGATCCAAATCTCCGTGAATCTGGCCAATGATTATTTTGATTTTCTGCACCACATTGACACCCCGGACAGAAAAGGCCCCAAGCGTATGACCCAAAGCGGTATGATCCCCCCTGAAACCGTTCGGAACGCATTCTTACTGACCATGCTGCTGGCCCTTGGCCTGGGCATCTTTCTGATTTTCAAAGGCGGGGTTGTAATCCTGTATGTTGTAATCGCCTCTCTTTTCGGTATTATCTGTTACAGCGCCGGTCCATATCCCATTGCGTCCAACGGCCTTGGCGAGGTGTTTGTATTTATTTTTTTCGGGCCTGTGGCCGTTCTGGGCACCTATTATCTCATGGCCGAATGTGTGACACCGGCTGTTCTCTTCGCATCCGTTCCCGTGGGGCTGATGGTTACAGCCATTATTGTGGTCAATAATCTGCGGGATATCAGGACAGATGCCAGGGCGGGCAAAAGAACTCTGGCCGTCATCATAGGTCCCTGGCGAACCAAGTTAGAATTTGTGTTTCTGGTCCTTTTCTCCTTTTTGATCCCCTGTCTGATGTTTGCCTCGGGCTGCTGGTCCTGGGCCATCCTGTTGCCCCTGGCCGTCTTCTGGAAGTCCTATCCCATATTTAAAACCATTTTTGAACAAGATGGGGAAATTCTTAACATGGCGCTTGCAGAGACGGCAAAACTGGCGCTTATGTTCAGTGGGCTTTTTGCCATTGGGATCGTGTTTGGATAA
- a CDS encoding adenosine deaminase: MDMNVFIRDIPKAELHLHIEGTLEPETLFRIAQRNGIKIKFDSVEKLRQAYRFNNLQSFLDIYYEGAGVLQHETDFYELTWEYLLKAKDQNVRHVEIFFDPQTHTERGIPFETVITGIYQALSDGARDLNISFCLIMCFLRHLPESEAMETLLQALDFRDKITGVGLDSSESGHPPSKFMRVFEKARNEGFMTVAHAGEEGPPEYIWEAIQDLKVQRIDHGVRALEDKSLMNELKRRQIPLTVCPLSNIKLCVFKNIREHNFKALFDQGVCVTVNSDDPAYFGGYVVENYLALQNAFQLTRNDIAQLAMNSFNAAFISQDKKDMFIDQIKKFMAE; this comes from the coding sequence ATGGATATGAATGTATTTATTCGGGATATTCCCAAGGCAGAGCTGCATCTTCATATTGAGGGGACTTTAGAGCCCGAGACATTGTTTCGCATAGCTCAAAGAAACGGTATAAAAATCAAGTTCGATTCGGTAGAAAAACTCCGACAGGCTTATCGTTTCAATAATCTGCAGTCATTTTTGGATATCTATTACGAAGGTGCCGGCGTACTTCAACACGAAACCGATTTTTATGAACTGACATGGGAATATCTTCTGAAAGCCAAAGACCAAAACGTCAGGCATGTTGAAATTTTTTTTGATCCCCAGACCCATACCGAACGAGGCATTCCTTTTGAAACAGTAATCACCGGTATTTATCAGGCTTTATCCGACGGTGCCCGCGATCTGAACATTTCATTTTGTCTGATCATGTGCTTTTTACGTCATCTGCCGGAATCCGAGGCGATGGAAACCCTTTTGCAGGCTTTGGATTTCAGGGATAAGATTACGGGGGTCGGGCTTGATTCATCCGAATCGGGTCATCCGCCATCCAAATTCATGCGTGTTTTTGAAAAAGCACGAAATGAAGGCTTTATGACCGTGGCCCATGCCGGAGAAGAGGGGCCACCTGAATATATATGGGAAGCAATCCAAGATCTTAAAGTCCAGCGAATTGACCATGGCGTGCGTGCGCTTGAAGACAAGTCGCTTATGAATGAACTCAAGCGCCGTCAGATTCCTTTAACGGTTTGTCCGCTTTCAAACATCAAACTGTGTGTTTTTAAAAATATCCGGGAACACAATTTTAAGGCGCTGTTTGACCAGGGGGTTTGCGTGACGGTCAATTCGGATGATCCTGCATATTTCGGAGGATATGTTGTTGAAAATTATCTGGCGCTCCAAAACGCGTTTCAGTTGACTCGAAATGATATCGCGCAACTGGCAATGAATTCTTTTAATGCTGCATTTATCAGCCAGGATAAAAAAGATATGTTTATTGATCAGATAAAAAAATTCATGGCTGAATAG
- a CDS encoding sigma-54 dependent transcriptional regulator, whose translation MRDILVLTNAEDEWHLISNVMSDAGNIRRAPDLNTALTLHTQSPFDLILADIELLAAHPGMSAFSSVNPFVQFIVLCTRSNTRNAIEAVKAGAVGYLLSPVKERDIHLLLPALNRSRSKDFELDYLRDRFWKTEWLEIIRSKNAGMKKIFENVRSVAPTIATVLLLGETGTGKGTLARLIHWHSGRFEKPFIAVHCGAIPDTLIESELFGHEKGAFTGAERKKPGRFEMAEGGTIFLDEIGTISPSAQVKLLQVLQDRTFSRIGGDCILKTDVRIIAATNSDLEDGVRKGVYRKDLFYRLNVFPIEIPPLKERLEDLEYLVDMFLKKLNVKYGKNIQTVHPSVLEGFRHYEWPGNIRELENILERAYILERATVITPDNLPIETQLAAARDMPAPGTGQTLAQVRRHAVNACEISYLTSLLEETNGRIRETAKKAGITTRQLNRLLTRHGLDKKQFKLPKDE comes from the coding sequence ATGAGAGACATACTGGTTTTGACCAATGCTGAAGATGAATGGCACCTGATTTCAAACGTCATGTCCGATGCCGGCAACATCCGCCGGGCCCCTGATCTCAATACGGCGCTGACACTGCACACCCAGTCGCCATTTGATCTGATTCTGGCCGACATCGAACTGCTTGCAGCCCATCCGGGCATGTCGGCGTTCAGTTCGGTCAATCCATTTGTTCAGTTCATTGTACTATGCACGCGGTCCAACACCCGTAACGCCATTGAGGCGGTGAAAGCCGGTGCTGTGGGATACCTGTTGTCTCCGGTCAAAGAACGGGATATCCACCTGCTGCTTCCTGCCTTAAACCGGTCCCGTTCCAAGGATTTTGAACTGGATTACCTGAGGGACCGGTTTTGGAAAACCGAATGGCTGGAGATCATCCGGTCTAAAAATGCAGGCATGAAAAAGATTTTCGAGAATGTTCGTTCTGTTGCCCCCACCATTGCGACCGTCCTGCTGCTGGGAGAAACCGGTACAGGCAAAGGTACCCTGGCCCGATTGATCCACTGGCACAGCGGGCGCTTCGAAAAACCTTTTATCGCTGTCCATTGCGGCGCCATCCCGGATACCCTCATTGAAAGCGAGTTGTTCGGGCATGAAAAAGGCGCGTTTACCGGTGCTGAACGCAAAAAACCCGGTCGGTTTGAAATGGCGGAGGGCGGCACCATTTTTTTGGATGAAATTGGCACGATATCCCCATCTGCCCAAGTTAAGTTGCTCCAGGTGCTTCAGGACCGCACCTTCAGCCGGATCGGCGGCGATTGCATTCTCAAAACTGATGTACGAATCATCGCAGCCACCAATTCAGATCTGGAAGATGGTGTCAGAAAAGGGGTGTATCGAAAAGACCTGTTTTATCGACTTAACGTCTTTCCCATTGAAATTCCACCGCTCAAGGAACGGTTGGAAGACCTGGAATATCTGGTCGATATGTTTTTGAAAAAATTAAACGTCAAGTACGGCAAAAATATTCAAACGGTTCATCCGTCTGTTCTGGAAGGATTCCGTCACTATGAATGGCCTGGTAATATCAGGGAACTTGAGAACATCCTTGAACGGGCCTATATCCTTGAGCGCGCCACTGTGATTACGCCCGATAATTTACCCATTGAAACCCAGCTGGCGGCTGCTCGGGATATGCCAGCACCCGGCACTGGCCAGACCCTGGCCCAGGTACGCCGGCATGCGGTCAATGCCTGTGAAATCTCCTACCTGACCAGTCTGCTGGAAGAAACGAACGGCCGAATACGCGAGACGGCAAAGAAAGCAGGGATTACTACCCGGCAGCTAAACCGCCTGCTGACCCGGCACGGGCTGGATAAAAAACAATTCAAACTCCCGAAAGACGAATGA
- a CDS encoding epoxyqueuosine reductase QueH, which yields MRILLHTCCGPCTIYPLETLRSMDMEVMGYFYRHNIHPFTECMKREETLRDYADQMNLKMVWQKGYELEEFLRAVTFRETNRCRYCYHARLKASALVAKKGKFDGFSTTLLYSKFQNHALITEIGQGLAKQYGLKFIYDDFRQGWKQGIERSKALGMYRQQYCGCIYSEKDRYYQQKNVEKPDQP from the coding sequence GTGAGAATTCTTCTGCATACCTGCTGCGGCCCCTGCACCATCTATCCCCTTGAAACCTTAAGAAGCATGGACATGGAGGTTATGGGGTATTTTTACCGGCATAATATTCATCCATTTACCGAATGTATGAAGCGTGAGGAAACACTGCGTGATTATGCGGATCAGATGAATCTGAAAATGGTCTGGCAAAAGGGTTATGAGCTTGAAGAATTTTTGCGTGCCGTCACCTTCAGGGAAACAAACCGGTGCAGGTACTGCTACCACGCACGTCTGAAAGCCAGTGCCCTGGTTGCCAAAAAAGGAAAATTTGACGGGTTTTCCACCACCCTGCTCTATTCAAAATTCCAGAATCATGCCCTGATCACGGAAATCGGTCAGGGCCTAGCAAAACAATACGGCCTTAAATTCATTTATGATGATTTTCGCCAAGGCTGGAAACAGGGGATAGAGAGGTCAAAGGCCTTGGGTATGTACCGCCAACAGTATTGTGGCTGCATTTACAGCGAAAAAGACCGATACTATCAACAAAAAAATGTTGAGAAACCAGATCAGCCATAA